CCGGCAACAAGCGCGCTGGCGTGGGCTCGACGCTGTTGGGGGAAGTGAGGCAGATCGCGCGCGATACGGGATGTGCGCATCTTGTCCTCGACACGGGCCTGCACATGGCGCTCGCGCAGCGTTTTTACTTCCGCAACGGGCTGCTGGCGAAGGGCATGCACTTCCGGCAATCGCTGGATACGGCGCAGGAGACCGGCCAATGACAAGTCTGTTGCTCAACGCCAGCCCGCACGGGGCATCGAGCCGCACTTTCGGCATGGCGCAGACATTTCTCGACGAGCACGCGAAACTGTCCGGCGACGGGGAGATCATCGTGCGCGATCTGGCGACGTTTCCCCTGCCGGCGATTACCAGCGACTATGCGGCCGCTATCACGTCGCGCACGCCGGATCCCGCGCACTTCGCGCTCTCGGAGCATCTGATCGAAGAACTGGAGGCGACGTCGTTTCTCGCGATTGCAACGCCCATGCACAATTTCACGGTGCCGGCGTCGCTCAAGCTGTGGATCGACTACGTGGTGCGCATCGGCCGCTCGTTTGCCAGTACGCCGCAGGGCAAGGTGGGTTTGCTCAAGGACCGCCCGAGCGTTGTCATCGTGGGGTCCGGCGGGTTCCATACGGGAGAAAACGCGCGTCAGCCCGACTTCCTCACGCCATATCTGCGGCATGCGCTGGGTTGCATCGGCATCCACGATGTGACGTTCTTCCTGATGCAAGGTCTGGTCGCCGGTTCGGATGCGGGCGAGCGTGCCCTGGCGGCGTGCCGCAGCGATCTGGCTCGCTATCTGGGACGTTGCGTCGGGGAGCGTTAGAATCTGTCCCATACCGGCAAATCACTAGTATCGGAGGCAGACATGCCAGGATTGCTCCCCGAGGTGGACCGCGACGGACTCCTCGAATATTCCGTCGTCTATACCGACCGCTCCATCAACCATATGTCGCAGCGCTTCCAGGGCGTGATGCGCG
This is a stretch of genomic DNA from Pandoraea faecigallinarum. It encodes these proteins:
- a CDS encoding FMN-dependent NADH-azoreductase; translation: MTSLLLNASPHGASSRTFGMAQTFLDEHAKLSGDGEIIVRDLATFPLPAITSDYAAAITSRTPDPAHFALSEHLIEELEATSFLAIATPMHNFTVPASLKLWIDYVVRIGRSFASTPQGKVGLLKDRPSVVIVGSGGFHTGENARQPDFLTPYLRHALGCIGIHDVTFFLMQGLVAGSDAGERALAACRSDLARYLGRCVGER